CTACTGACCAGCGCATCACCAATAATAACGAGTTTCATATTGTGTCATCCTCTATTGAGTCAGTTGATTGGGCTCACTGCCGGTACCAGCTTGTCTTTCGAGATAAGCATGTATCGACTCTTTTTTAATGCGGACGAAAAGGTAGAACACGATATATACCGCGACGCTGAGGGCGATATAGACAGGGTTTTGGGTGAGAAAAATCAGGAATAATCCGCCCATAAGATGATTGGTCATCACAGCAAAACTACAAATCAACATGGCACCCACCGGCAGAACCACACCGACATCTTTAGCGACATCGGTAAATACAGGTGCCACGGCGGTGATCATATATAAACCACCCACACACCAGATGGTCCCTGAAATTAATGATTTAAAAATATTACCGGCAGATATCGCAATGATCAGTTCGATCATGTAAGGAATAGCAATAAGGTCTACCATCGGTAACGTTTCATTGCCCGGTAATATAATCGCCAGAATAAATATAATCGGAATCAACAACATTCCGGTTAACAGTGTTGCTGATTCGCCATAACCTGCCGCATCATTAATGGCCAGGAACCAGACCCGGTCTTTGCCACTCGATTTTGCGGCTTTACGTGACGCATCGGTAATGGTAGTGAATGCAGAGGCAAACACCCCGGCGATTTTTGGGAAGATACACATGACAGCTGATGTGGCGATCCCGACTTTACAGATTTCTCCCCAGGCTTCAATGCTGCCCAGACGGGTATAATTTCCGGAAATGCCGATTAAACACCCGAGTACCAGGCCCAGTGTAATCGGCTCCCCCATGAAACCTAATTTGTCCTGTAAGGTCTGCGGATTCCATTTTATTTTGTCCGCGCCCAGCTTATTTAATATCCAGTCCACCCCTATCGCCAGCGGTACAGAGCACACATGATGAGGAGC
The Rahnella variigena genome window above contains:
- a CDS encoding PTS galactitol transporter subunit IIC, with protein sequence MLDILSKIMNSFGAAIVVPFVIYIIAIIMKVTPKKAFKAGLNAGIGLTGFGMLIGAYTPVVTPVINRMVETSGISLRILDTGWQATSVVAYSTNVGMIFLGLGLLFQTILFVTRFTNIFMPSDMWNNFSFMLWGSMLYIATGNIYLAIGLMLLSNLYSLVCSEIVAKRWSVYYGYPGCTMTAPHHVCSVPLAIGVDWILNKLGADKIKWNPQTLQDKLGFMGEPITLGLVLGCLIGISGNYTRLGSIEAWGEICKVGIATSAVMCIFPKIAGVFASAFTTITDASRKAAKSSGKDRVWFLAINDAAGYGESATLLTGMLLIPIIFILAIILPGNETLPMVDLIAIPYMIELIIAISAGNIFKSLISGTIWCVGGLYMITAVAPVFTDVAKDVGVVLPVGAMLICSFAVMTNHLMGGLFLIFLTQNPVYIALSVAVYIVFYLFVRIKKESIHAYLERQAGTGSEPNQLTQ